From one Lolium rigidum isolate FL_2022 chromosome 4, APGP_CSIRO_Lrig_0.1, whole genome shotgun sequence genomic stretch:
- the LOC124647759 gene encoding cell number regulator 6-like, with protein MAEASRSHPSQYVRLKKHASHSGSGVEDIRPGELNQPIAVPQLLVRGIGMARSDIGCRAVTVQLEHRKCSECGQVLPESHRAPADEPWTTGIFGCAEDTESCWTGLFCPCVLFGRNVQALREDIPWTTPCTCHAVCVEGGIALAILTAIFHGVDPGASVLIGEGLVFSWWLCSTYTGVFRQQLQKKYHLENAPCDPCLVHCCFHWCANCQEHRERKGRLTDNSAVPMTIVNPPPVQEMSTVENHASTSGNEAPKTEHDDVEDIPL; from the exons atggcggaggcgagccGCAGCCACCCGTCGCAGTACGTGAGGCTGAAGAAGCACGCTTCCCACTCCGGCTCCGGCGTCGAGGACATCCGCCCCGGCGAGCTCAACCAGCCCATCGCCGTCCCGCAG TTGCTTGTTCGGGGCATCGGGATGGCCCGATCTGATATCGGGTGCCGTGCGGTGACTGTACAGCTGGAGCACAGGAAATGCAGCGAGTGCGGGCAGGTGCTGCCGGAGAGCCACCGGGCGCCGGCCGACGAGCCGTGGACCACCGGCATCTTCGGGTGCGCCGAAGACACCGAGAGCT GCTGGACTGGACTATTCTGCCCCTGTGTGCTGTTTGGACGAAATGTTCAGGCCCTTAGAGAAGATATCCCGTGGACAACACCTTGCACTTGCCATGCTGTCTGTGTTGAAGGTGGCATTGCACTGGCAATCCTTACAGCTATATTCCATGGCGTTGACCCAGGAGCGTCGGTCTTGATTGGTGAAGGCCTGGTGTTTAGTTGGTGGTTATGTTCTACATATACTGGTGTTTTTCGTCAACAGCTTCAGAAAAAGTATCATCTGGAG AATGCTCCATGCGATCCTTGTCTGGTCCACTGCTGCTTTCACTGGTGCGCAAACTGTCAGGAGCATCGGGAAAGGAAAGGTCGCCTCACAGACAACAGTGCCGTTCCGATGACCATTGTCAACCCACCGCCCGTGCAAGAGATGAGCACGGTTGAGAACCATGCTTCCACATCTGGGAATGAAGCGCCAAAGACTGAGCATGATGATGTGGAGGACATACCTCTCTAG